A window of Syntrophaceae bacterium genomic DNA:
GGCACGACCCGGAACTGTTTACATTCTGACGTGGAGGAGAGACCTGCATGCGGAAGGTGCTGATCGTGACGGGCCCCGGCGGGGATGCCCAGGGCTGGGGCGACATGAAGGTGACCCAGACGATGTGCGAGACGCTCAACTCGGGCGACCTGGCGGCGGAGATCGCCTACGTGACGACGACGGAGGAGTTCCTGCAGGCCCTCTCGAGCCGCCGCTACGACATCGTCTGGAGCGCCCTGTACTACATCTCGCAGCGCGAGGACATCATCGGCCTCGGTGCGGACAACGAGTGGGTCGCCGACATGCTCGACGAGAGGGGCATCCCGTACATCGGCCCCAACGCGCAGACCATGAAGGACCTGATCCAGAAATACGAGACGCACCGGATCATGCACGAAAACGGCGTGCTCGTCCCGGCCTTCGCCCTGGTGTCCCCCGGCGACGCGCTGCCGGAGGTGTCCTTCCCCGCCTTCGTCAAGCCCAACTGCGAGTCCCGCTCCGTCGGGATCAGCGACGACAGCGTCGTCCACAATCCCGAGGAGCTGGCGAAGCGCATCCGATACGTCCACGAGAAGCTCGAGCAGGCCGCGCTCGTCGAGGAGTTCCTGCCGGGCGAGGAGTACACGGTCCTCATGCTCGGAAACGGCAGGCTGCAGGAGATCCTCCCCGGCCTCGTCACCGTAGACAGGTCCCACTTCGGCAGGCATCAGATCCTGCGAAGCGATCTTCGGGGGGTGGGGCTGACGAAGATCAGCATCCCCACGGACAAGCAAAGGGCCCAGGAGGCCCGGGAGCTGACGAAGAAGGCCACCGACGCCCTGAAGTGCTGGGACCACGTGCGGGTCGACATGCGCGTCGACGCGCAGGGGCGCCTGCGTGTGATGGAGGTCAACGGCATCCCGGGGCTCAAGCCCGTGAAGAGCTGGAGCCCGCAGATCTACTCGCTCTACCACCCCTCCCCGGGCGGGCCCATGGAGGAGTACCGCAACATGCTCCACCTGATCGTCCACTCCGCCCTGGAGCGGCACGGGCTTCGTTGAGAGAAGAGGAGCGGAAGCGGGATAGAGCCATGCGCGTTCCCTTCGACCCCGAGATCGTCGAGCGGCTCCGGAGCGCAACACGCGTGCAGGGGGAGGGGCCCGAGGGCGGCTTTGCCTTCGACCTGGACCTGTCGGCCCCCGCCCTCGCCGTGGCCGTCCATGCCGGTCACAAGGTCCGCGAGGAATTGCTGCCCCTGGTGCGGATCCCGGAACAGGACCGCCTCTTCGAGGAGGACCCGGCAACGGACCGCATGATCCGGGGCAGCGCCAACGCCGTCTGGGGACTGGATTCGAGGGCCGAGTACGATCTGAACCGTCCCCCGGAGCGGGCCGTGCCGCTGACGGCCGAGCAGTTCTGGGGCGTGCAGGTCTACAGCGCCCCCCTGCCCGAGGCCATGGTGCGCCGCTCCCTGGAAAAGCACGAGGCATTCTACCGGTTCATCGGCAGCTGCATCCGTGTCCTGCTGGAGCGCTTCGGCCAGTGCGTCGTCTACGACATCCACTCCTACAACCTCTCCCGCCAAATCGAAAAGGGGATCCGGAATCCCCCCCTGTTCAATCTCGGGACGGCGCTGCTCGACCGGCGGCGGTGGGGAGACCGGATCGACGCGTGGCTGCGCGAGCTTGCCCGGATCGAAGTCCCGGGCATCCCCGCGACGGTGGAAGAAAACAGGGTGTTCACGGGGGAGGGTGAGCTCTGCCGCCGCCTGACGGGGTGGGACCCCCGCATCCTGGTGCTGCCCACGGAGATCGCCAAGGTCTACATGGACGAGCGCACGGGCACCCTGGACGAGGGGCGCATCGACGCCCTGGGCCGCGCGCTGCGCGGGGCCATCGCCGCGCACACCCCGGGGGCTGACCGGTAAATCGTCTCCCCGCGCCCTGTTTTTTTGCTTGCATCGGCGCTTTTTCTGTGCTAGAAAAGCACCCGAAATTCGAATGGTTCCTATTCGAGTGGGCCCCTTTGCCCACTTTTTTATTTTAAAGACAGGCAAAAGGCCACAGGCTCGAGGGAAAAGGGCTCTTGGCCCAGGCCCTTTGCCGCAAGCATTATGCAGGATGTTCATTCCTCATACCGCGAGAGGATGATCGGGCTCGTCGAGCCCGTCCTCGAGTCCGAGGGGCTCGAGCTCGTGGAGCTCGAGTGCCTGCGGATGAAGACCCGGTGGCTCGTGCGGATCTTCATCGACCGCGAGGGCGGGGCGACCCTCGATGACTGCACGGCCCTCAGCCACCAGCTGGGCGACCTGCTCAACGTGCACGATCTGCCGCCGGGGCCCTACACGCTGGAGGTCTCGACGCCGGGGCTCGACCGGCCGCTGACCCGCGACAAGGATTTCGAGAGGTACCGCGGCTCGAGGGTCCGCATCCGGACGCGGGAGCCCATCGACGGCTCGCGGAATTTCCTGGGCACCTGCGTCGACTACGCGACGGAGGGCGGGCGCAGGGTCGTGACCCTCGACGTGGACGGCCGATCCGTCCGGATCGACCGGGAGAACATCCAGAAGGCGAATCTTGAATACGAACTGTCCGGCAAAGGGCAAAAGGCAAAAGGCAAAAGGTGACAGGCGAAGAACGTTCCACGCCATCCGCCTTTAGCCCTCAGCCCTGTGCCGTATTGGAACCAGGAGGTCACGCATGTTTCCGGAGTTGAAACGTCTCATCGAGCAGATGGGCAAGGACAAGGGGATCGAGAAGGAGGTCATCATCGAAGCCCTGGAGTCGGCCATCCTCACCGCGGCCCGCAAGAAGCTGGGGCCGAAGGTGGAACTCGAGTCCAAGTACAACGAGGAGGCGGGAGAGCTGGAGGTGTTCCAGTTCAAGACGGTCGTGGAGAAGGTGCTGGACCCCGAGACGCAGATCAGCCTCGAGGAGGCAAGGCGGGACCTCGACGAGGAGGCCGAGCCGGGCGACAGCCTGGGCATGAAGATCGACGCGGCCAGCTTCGGCCGCATCGCCGTGCAGACGGCCAAGCAGATCATCATCCAGAAGGTCAAGGACGCCGAGCGCGACAAGATCTACGACGAGTACAAGGACAAGAAGGGCCAGATCGTCAGCGGCTTCGTCCAGCGCTTCGAGGGCGGCAGCATCATCGTGAACCTCGGCCGCGCCGAGGCCGTCATCCCCCCCTCGGAGCAGATCCACCGCGAGACCTACAAGCGCGGCGACCGGATCCGGGCCTTCATCGTGGACGTCAAGAAGATCTCCAAGGGCCCCCAGATCGTCCTGTCCCGCACCCACCCCGGGTTCCTGCGCGCCCTGTTCGAGCTCGAGGTGCCGGAGATCTCCGAGGGCTTCATCGAGATCGTCAACGTGGCCCGCGAGCCCGGCAACCGCTCCAAGATCTCCGTCCGGACCCTCGACAAGGACATCGACCCCGTCGGGGCCTGCGTGGGGATGCGGGGCTCCCGCGTGCAGAGCGTCGTCCAGGAGCTCAAGGGCGAGAAGATCGACATCGTCCCCTACTCGGAGGACGCCGTGAAGTACATCTGCTCGGCCCTCTCGCCCGCCAAGGTGAGCAAGGTCTTCATGTACGAGGACGAGCGGTCCATGGAGGTCATCGTGCCCGACGACCAGCTCTCGCTCGCCATCGGCAAGAGCGGCCAGAACGTCCGGCTCGCCGTGCGGCTCACGGGCTGGAAGATCGACGTGAAGAACGAGTCGATGCTCCAGAAGCAGGCCGAGGAGGGGCCCAAGAGCCTCATGAAGGTCCCCGACCTCGACGAGGCAACAGCGGAGCTCCTCTTCAAGGAAGGCTACAAGAGCGTCGCCGCCCTGTCGTCGGCGGACCCCGAGGCCCTGAAGGCCATCCCGGGGATGGACGCCGAGAAGGCGCAGGGCATCGTCGAGAGGGCCGCGCAGGTCGTGGAGAAGGATGCGGGGGGTGCCGCCTGAGCCTTGAGAAAGGCCTCAAGCCCGGGCTGAACCATACTTTTCGGGGGTTTCGAGCATGTCCAAGATGAGAGTTTACGAACTGGCCAAGGAGTTCGGGGTCGAGAACAAGGAGTTCATCGCGAGGCTCAAGACCCTTGGCATCGCCGTCAAGTCCCACTCCAGCACTCTCGAGGACAGCGAGGTCGAGCGGGTCCGCCGCGAGTTCGCCGCCAAGGGCGAGAAGGAGGTCGTCGAGAAGCGGGTCAAGTCGACGGTCATCCGCAGGCGGGCCGTCCGCCTGCCGGCCGAGGAGGCCGCCGAGGCCGCAGCCCCCGCGGCGCCGGCCGAGCCGGTGGAGAAGGCGGAGCCGGCCGAGAAGCCCGAGGCCGCCCCGCCGGAGAAGGAAAAGAAGGTCGAACAGCCCGAACCAGCCGCTGAAGCGGAAAAGCCCGCCGAGCCCCGGGCGGAGGAGCCCCCGGCCGCCGCGGCGGCGCCCGAGGCCGAGAAGGCCCCCGCAAAGCCCGAGCCCCCCGTGAAAAAGGAGCCCGACCTTTCCCGCCAGGCGCAGATCATCCGCCGGCCCGAGCCCGCCGAGAGGAGGGAAGGCCCGAGGCCCCCGGCCGCGGTCACCCCGCAGGCCCAGATCCGCAAACCCGCAGGTCCCGCGCCGGTCCATCCGCGCGGCCAGGCCGCCACGCCGGCAGGCGCGGAGGCGAGGGGTGCCGCGCCGGGCGCCGACAAGAAAGGCAAGAAGGCCGTCGAGGTGGTCATGGATTCCGTGGCCGCCAAGAAGAAGACGATGATCAAGCAGGTCATCGACAAGAAGGACAAGCGGGTCCGGCTCCGGGAGATCGAGGAGGAGGAATCCCCCCGCTGGAAGGGCGAACGCAAGGCGGCCGTCGTCAAGATGAAGAAGACGGAGATCACGACGCCCAAGGCGATCAAGCGGCGGATCCGGATTGCCGAGGCCATCCGCGTCGGCGAGCTCGCCAAGCAGATGGGCGTGCGCGCCAGCGACGTCATCAACAAGCTGCTCGGCCTGGGCATGATGGTCACCATCAACCAGGCCATCGACGTCGATGCGGCCACCCTGATCGCCGCCGAGTTCGGCTACCAGGTCGAGGCCGTCACGGCCGAGTACGACGAGCTGATGCAGCGGGTCGAGGCCGAGCCCCGGAACCTGAAGCCCCGCGCGCCCGTCGTCACCGTCATGGGTCACGTCGACCACGGCAAGACCTCGCTGCTCGACGCCATCCGGCAGACCAACGTCATCGACGGCGAGGCCGGCGGCATCACGCAGGCCATCGGCGCCTACCACGTCCGCGTCAAGGACCGCGACATCGTCTTCCTCGACACGCCGGGCCACGAGGCCTTCACGGCCATGCGCGCCCGCGGGGCGAAGGTGACGGACATCGTCGTCCTCGTCGTGGCGGCCGACGACGGCGTCATGGAGCAGACCGTGGAGGCCATCAACCACTCGCGGTCGGCCGGAGTCCCGATCATCGTGGCCGTCAACAAGATCGACAAGCCCAACGCCACCCCGGACCGGATCAAGCAGGAGCTCGCACAGCACGGCCTCGTGCCCGAGGACTGGGGGGGCGATACGCTCTTCGCCGACATCTCCGCGAAGAAGAAGATCGGCATCGAGAACCTGCTCGAGCTCATCCTCCTGCAGGCCGACGTGCTCGAGCTGAAGGCCGACCCGGACCGCCCGGCCCGCGGCATCATCATCGAGGCCAAGCTCGACAGGGGCCGCGGCCCGGTGGCGACGGTGCTCATCCAGGAGGGGACGCTGCGCGAGGGCGACGCCTTCTCCGCGAAGACGGAGTGGGGCCGCGTGCGCGCCATGATCAACGACCAGGGGCAGCGCGTCAAGGAGGCGGGCCCCTCCATGCCCGTGGAGGTCATCGGGTTCTCCAGCGTCCCGCAGGCAGGCTCGGAGTTCATCGGCGTCGAGGATGAAAAGAAGGCCAAGAGCATCAGCGAGTACTGGATCCGCAAGGAGCGCGAAAAGGAGCTGGCCGCCACCTCCAAGATCACCCTGGAGCAGCTCTACCAGCGGATCAAGGAGGGCGCCAAGGAGCTCAACGTGATCCTGAAGGCCGATGTCCAGGGGTCGCTCGAGGCCCTGACCGAGGCGCTCAACAAGCTCTCCACCGACGAGATCAAGCTGAAGATCATCCACAGCTCCACGGGCGCCGTCACCGAGACGGACGTCATGCTCGCGTCGGCCTCCGACGCGATCATCCTGGGCTTCAAGGTGAGGCCCGATGCGCGCGTCGTCGAGATCGCCGGCAAGGAGGGCGTCGAGATCAAGCTCTACGACGTGATCTACAACGCCATCAACGACGTGCGGGCCGCCATGGAGGGCCTGCTGGAGCCCGAGTTCCGGGAGGTCGTCCAGGGCCGCGCCGAGGTCCGCGAGACCTTCCGCATCGTCAAGGTGGGCACCGTGGCGGGCTGCTACGTGACCGACGGCAAGATCCCGCGCAGCGCCAGCGTGAAGCTCGTGCGCGACGGGGTGGTCGTCTACGACGGCAAGATCGCCTCGCTCAAGCGCTTCAAGGACGATGCGAAGGAAGTGGCCGCCGGGATGGAGTGCGGCCTCGGCATCGAGGGCTACAACGACATCCGCGTGGGGGACGTGATCGAGGCGTACATCACGGAGCAAATCGAGAGGAAACTCCAATAGGTCCGTCCCGTCTCTTCCGTCGGGAGACGAGGGGACGGAAGGCCGGTCCGGACCGGACGGGCCGCAGGGATGCATGGTCGGTATGGTAGTCGGCGTCGGGACCATCGAGGTGCACATCCACGAGAGCCGCTCCCTGAAGGAGAAGCGGGGCGTGATGAAGAGCCTGATCCGCCGCACGCAGAACGAGTTCAACATCTCGATCGCCGAGGTCGACGGGCACGACAACTGGAAGCGGGGGATCATCGGCTTT
This region includes:
- a CDS encoding N-formylglutamate amidohydrolase is translated as MRVPFDPEIVERLRSATRVQGEGPEGGFAFDLDLSAPALAVAVHAGHKVREELLPLVRIPEQDRLFEEDPATDRMIRGSANAVWGLDSRAEYDLNRPPERAVPLTAEQFWGVQVYSAPLPEAMVRRSLEKHEAFYRFIGSCIRVLLERFGQCVVYDIHSYNLSRQIEKGIRNPPLFNLGTALLDRRRWGDRIDAWLRELARIEVPGIPATVEENRVFTGEGELCRRLTGWDPRILVLPTEIAKVYMDERTGTLDEGRIDALGRALRGAIAAHTPGADR
- a CDS encoding ribosome maturation factor RimP, with translation MQDVHSSYRERMIGLVEPVLESEGLELVELECLRMKTRWLVRIFIDREGGATLDDCTALSHQLGDLLNVHDLPPGPYTLEVSTPGLDRPLTRDKDFERYRGSRVRIRTREPIDGSRNFLGTCVDYATEGGRRVVTLDVDGRSVRIDRENIQKANLEYELSGKGQKAKGKR
- the nusA gene encoding transcription termination/antitermination protein NusA, with the translated sequence MFPELKRLIEQMGKDKGIEKEVIIEALESAILTAARKKLGPKVELESKYNEEAGELEVFQFKTVVEKVLDPETQISLEEARRDLDEEAEPGDSLGMKIDAASFGRIAVQTAKQIIIQKVKDAERDKIYDEYKDKKGQIVSGFVQRFEGGSIIVNLGRAEAVIPPSEQIHRETYKRGDRIRAFIVDVKKISKGPQIVLSRTHPGFLRALFELEVPEISEGFIEIVNVAREPGNRSKISVRTLDKDIDPVGACVGMRGSRVQSVVQELKGEKIDIVPYSEDAVKYICSALSPAKVSKVFMYEDERSMEVIVPDDQLSLAIGKSGQNVRLAVRLTGWKIDVKNESMLQKQAEEGPKSLMKVPDLDEATAELLFKEGYKSVAALSSADPEALKAIPGMDAEKAQGIVERAAQVVEKDAGGAA
- the infB gene encoding translation initiation factor IF-2, whose amino-acid sequence is MSKMRVYELAKEFGVENKEFIARLKTLGIAVKSHSSTLEDSEVERVRREFAAKGEKEVVEKRVKSTVIRRRAVRLPAEEAAEAAAPAAPAEPVEKAEPAEKPEAAPPEKEKKVEQPEPAAEAEKPAEPRAEEPPAAAAAPEAEKAPAKPEPPVKKEPDLSRQAQIIRRPEPAERREGPRPPAAVTPQAQIRKPAGPAPVHPRGQAATPAGAEARGAAPGADKKGKKAVEVVMDSVAAKKKTMIKQVIDKKDKRVRLREIEEEESPRWKGERKAAVVKMKKTEITTPKAIKRRIRIAEAIRVGELAKQMGVRASDVINKLLGLGMMVTINQAIDVDAATLIAAEFGYQVEAVTAEYDELMQRVEAEPRNLKPRAPVVTVMGHVDHGKTSLLDAIRQTNVIDGEAGGITQAIGAYHVRVKDRDIVFLDTPGHEAFTAMRARGAKVTDIVVLVVAADDGVMEQTVEAINHSRSAGVPIIVAVNKIDKPNATPDRIKQELAQHGLVPEDWGGDTLFADISAKKKIGIENLLELILLQADVLELKADPDRPARGIIIEAKLDRGRGPVATVLIQEGTLREGDAFSAKTEWGRVRAMINDQGQRVKEAGPSMPVEVIGFSSVPQAGSEFIGVEDEKKAKSISEYWIRKEREKELAATSKITLEQLYQRIKEGAKELNVILKADVQGSLEALTEALNKLSTDEIKLKIIHSSTGAVTETDVMLASASDAIILGFKVRPDARVVEIAGKEGVEIKLYDVIYNAINDVRAAMEGLLEPEFREVVQGRAEVRETFRIVKVGTVAGCYVTDGKIPRSASVKLVRDGVVVYDGKIASLKRFKDDAKEVAAGMECGLGIEGYNDIRVGDVIEAYITEQIERKLQ